The window ACCCGCAGCACCAGCATCGTCACCAGCACCAGCATCAAGCCCACCTGCCCCCACAGCGCAATCCCGCCGTCGAAGGCCAGCGCCACCTGCGCGAACCACGCGGCCCGCAGCGTCAGGAACACCACGATCAGCCACAGCGCCCAACCCAGCCGCCCCTTCGCATGGCCCAGCGCCGCCGGTCGGTCCACCTTCACCCAGATCATCCGCTCCGCTCTCTCGCTCACTCGATTTCGTCCTTTGCGATGTGTCGCACGCAGGTAGGCATTTCGATTACCCGGCAGGTAGTGCCCAGATTACCTTGTCACTTGGCAGGGTGAGGTCGGTCCCGATTCCGGAAATTCGCCATACCAAACCCATATCAAATCCATACCAAACCCATATCGGCTCCCGCCTCACATCCGGAAGACGCCAAACCGCGTCTCCTCCACCGGCACATTCAGGCTGGCGGCAAGCGCCAGCGAAAGTACGGCGCGCGTGTCTGCCGGGTGAATTATCCCGTCATCCCAAAGCCTTGCACTGGCATAGAGCGGGTGGGACTGCTCCTCAAACTGGTCGAGCACCGGCTGCTTGAAAGCCGCCTCGTCCTCGGCACTCCATGTGTCGCCGCTCCGCTCGATCCCGGCCCGCTTCACATCCGCCAGCACCCCCGCCGCCTGGGCACCGCCCATCACCGAAATACGCGAATTTGGCCATGAAAACAGGAAGTTGGGCGAATAGGCCCGCCCCGCCATCCCGTAATTTCCGGCGCCATAGGAGCCACCCACCAGCACCGTGATCTTCGGGCAGGCGGTCGTTGCCACCGCCGTCACCAGTTTCGCCCCATGCCGCGCGATCCCGCCATGCTCGGCCTTCGATCCGACCATGAAACCCGAGATATTCTGAAGGAAAATCAGAGGGATACGTCGCTGCGCACACAGCTCCACAAAATGCGCCCCCTTCTGCGCGCTGTCCGAGAACAGCACGCCATTATTGGCAATGATCCCAACGTGATAACCGTCGATATGCGCGAACCCGCACACCAGCGTCTCGCCGAACCGCGCCTTGAATTCATCGAACCGCGAGCCGTCGACCAGCCGCAAGATCACCTCGCGGATGTCGTAAGGCGTGCGCAGATCGGCCGGCACGATGTCGAGCAGTGTTGCCACATCATGTTGAGGCGGCTCACTTTTTTCCCGCGCCGCCTGATGTGCGGCTCCCAGATGCCGCACCGCCTCCCGCGCCAGTGCC of the Algicella marina genome contains:
- a CDS encoding carboxyl transferase domain-containing protein — protein: MTAEAHLEALQAVETAAEIAISGGGERARDRHVFRGKMLPRDRVAGLLDAGAPFLEIGTFAGHGMYDGAAPCGGVIAGVGRVQGRLVMVVANDATVKGGTYYPITVKKHLRAQEIAEQCGLPCVYLVDSGGANLPNQDEVFPDRDHFGRIFYNQARMSAKGIAQIAVVMGSCTAGGAYVPAMADVSIIVKNQGTIFLAGPPLVKAATGEEVSAEDLGGGDVHTRLSGVADYLAEDDAHALALAREAVRHLGAAHQAAREKSEPPQHDVATLLDIVPADLRTPYDIREVILRLVDGSRFDEFKARFGETLVCGFAHIDGYHVGIIANNGVLFSDSAQKGAHFVELCAQRRIPLIFLQNISGFMVGSKAEHGGIARHGAKLVTAVATTACPKITVLVGGSYGAGNYGMAGRAYSPNFLFSWPNSRISVMGGAQAAGVLADVKRAGIERSGDTWSAEDEAAFKQPVLDQFEEQSHPLYASARLWDDGIIHPADTRAVLSLALAASLNVPVEETRFGVFRM